One window from the genome of Pseudonocardia hierapolitana encodes:
- a CDS encoding SDR family oxidoreductase gives MARTRPDITVPDLSGKRAVVTGASDGVGLGLATRLAAAGAELVLPVRNPRKGQAAIGRIADRVPGAHVSLRELDLSSLGSLAALGRTLRDEGRPIDILVNNAGVMTPPDRQTTTDGFELQFGTNHLGHVALVAHLLPLLRAGRARVTSQISIAARTGAINWDDLNWDRSYDGRRAYSQSKIAFGLFGLELDRRSRAAGWGITSNLSHPGVAPTNLLAAHPEMGRDRDTPQMRVIRALSRRGILLGTVETALLPALHAATSPDARGGLLYGPDGFGHLGGAPAEQRLYRPLHSTEDAERIWHISEELTKVSFTSPEPHGR, from the coding sequence ATGGCACGCACACGACCCGACATCACCGTCCCCGACCTCTCCGGGAAGCGCGCCGTCGTCACCGGAGCCAGCGACGGCGTCGGTCTCGGCCTCGCCACGAGGCTCGCCGCCGCCGGGGCCGAGCTGGTCCTGCCCGTCCGCAACCCGCGCAAGGGGCAGGCGGCGATCGGCAGGATCGCCGACCGGGTCCCCGGAGCGCACGTGTCGCTACGCGAGCTCGATCTGTCCTCGCTCGGCTCCCTCGCAGCACTCGGCCGGACGCTGCGCGACGAGGGCCGCCCGATCGACATCCTCGTCAACAACGCCGGTGTCATGACTCCGCCGGACCGGCAGACCACCACCGACGGGTTCGAGCTGCAGTTCGGCACCAACCACCTCGGCCACGTCGCACTCGTCGCCCACCTGCTGCCACTGCTCCGAGCCGGCCGAGCCCGCGTGACCTCGCAGATCAGCATCGCCGCGCGTACGGGCGCCATCAACTGGGACGACCTGAACTGGGACCGTTCCTACGACGGCCGGCGCGCCTACAGCCAGTCGAAGATCGCGTTCGGGCTCTTCGGCCTCGAGCTCGACCGGCGCAGCCGGGCAGCCGGCTGGGGCATCACGAGCAACCTGTCCCACCCCGGGGTCGCCCCGACGAACCTGCTCGCCGCCCATCCCGAGATGGGACGCGACCGCGACACCCCCCAGATGCGGGTGATCCGGGCACTGTCCCGCCGGGGCATCCTCCTCGGGACGGTCGAGACCGCGCTGCTCCCCGCCCTGCACGCCGCGACCTCACCGGACGCCCGTGGCGGCCTGCTCTACGGGCCGGACGGCTTCGGGCACCTCGGCGGCGCGCCCGCCGAGCAGCGCCTCTACCGCCCTCTGCACAGCACCGAGGACGCAGAGCGCATCTGGCACATCTCCGAAGAGCTGACGAAGGTGTCCTTCACCTCGCCCGAGCCACACGGCAGGTAA
- a CDS encoding DUF3159 domain-containing protein: MTNEPATSPSRAVPGADEQATVASAVRQALERSGGWVGIAVAAAPTVAFVVANSLGGLTWAFIALAGSAPAAFGVHLARRESVRGAVLGLLLAAVCALVAAVAGEARAFFLVPTLLPAGWMLLFLGSVLVGRPLTGIALNRLAGGPRDWRHHTPLRRVYTATTWLAAGICFVNLVIRVVLYLTEQLAALAAVEVAVMPVPFALAAFTVAAARRAVRRSAAAGAIQ; encoded by the coding sequence ATGACGAACGAACCGGCCACCTCGCCCTCCCGGGCGGTTCCCGGCGCCGACGAACAGGCGACCGTCGCCTCGGCCGTCCGCCAGGCACTGGAGCGCTCGGGGGGCTGGGTCGGGATCGCCGTGGCCGCCGCTCCCACCGTGGCATTCGTCGTCGCCAACAGTCTCGGCGGGCTGACCTGGGCGTTCATCGCCCTCGCCGGGTCTGCGCCCGCGGCGTTCGGAGTGCACCTCGCGCGCCGGGAATCCGTGCGGGGAGCGGTTCTCGGCCTCCTCCTCGCCGCGGTGTGCGCGCTGGTCGCCGCCGTCGCCGGGGAGGCCCGCGCCTTCTTCCTCGTCCCCACGCTGCTCCCCGCTGGGTGGATGCTGCTCTTCCTCGGCTCGGTGCTCGTCGGCAGGCCGCTGACGGGAATCGCGCTCAACCGCCTGGCCGGTGGGCCCCGCGACTGGCGTCACCACACCCCGTTGCGGCGCGTCTACACCGCCACCACATGGCTCGCAGCCGGCATCTGCTTCGTCAACCTCGTCATCCGTGTCGTGCTCTACCTCACCGAGCAGTTGGCGGCCCTGGCAGCCGTCGAGGTCGCCGTCATGCCGGTGCCCTTCGCGTTGGCTGCTTTCACGGTCGCCGCCGCCCGCCGTGCCGTCCGCCGGTCGGCCGCCGCCGGGGCGATCCAGTAG
- a CDS encoding helix-turn-helix transcriptional regulator, protein MIDRTGLADFLRRRRESLQPEDIGLPRGRRRRTSGLRREEVASLCHMSTDYYARLERARGPQPSEQMIASIAQGLYLSLDERDHLFRLAGHNPPARGAASEHISPGLLRVLDRLADTPAEIVTELGETLRQSPLGVALTGDTTGYTGPARSIGYRWFTDPATRRLYAPDDHAFLSRMFASGLRGIVTLRGPGSRAAQFADLLLAQSDEFRSLWNDHEIGVRPDALKRFVHPEVGALELNCQRLLDPEQSHSLLVYTAVPGSESHDKLQLLSVIGAQALR, encoded by the coding sequence ATGATCGACCGAACCGGGCTGGCGGACTTCCTCCGGCGCCGTCGGGAGTCGCTGCAACCCGAGGACATCGGCCTCCCGCGTGGGCGGCGCCGCCGGACCAGCGGGCTACGGCGCGAGGAAGTCGCCTCCCTCTGCCACATGTCGACCGACTACTACGCGCGGCTGGAGCGGGCACGGGGCCCGCAGCCCTCCGAGCAGATGATCGCCTCGATCGCGCAGGGGCTGTACCTCTCGCTCGACGAGCGCGACCACCTGTTCCGCCTCGCCGGGCACAATCCACCCGCCAGGGGCGCGGCCAGCGAGCACATCAGCCCCGGCCTGCTGCGGGTGCTCGATCGTCTCGCCGACACCCCTGCGGAGATCGTCACCGAACTCGGGGAGACGCTGCGGCAGAGCCCGTTGGGCGTCGCGCTCACGGGTGACACGACCGGATACACCGGTCCGGCCCGCAGCATCGGCTACCGGTGGTTCACCGATCCCGCCACCCGGCGGCTGTACGCGCCCGACGACCACGCGTTCCTCTCCCGGATGTTCGCCTCGGGCCTGCGCGGGATCGTCACGCTGCGCGGGCCCGGTTCCCGGGCGGCGCAGTTCGCCGACCTCCTCCTCGCGCAGAGCGACGAGTTCCGATCCCTGTGGAACGACCACGAGATCGGTGTCCGGCCCGATGCGCTCAAACGGTTCGTCCACCCCGAGGTCGGTGCGCTGGAACTGAACTGCCAGAGGTTGCTCGACCCGGAGCAGTCGCATTCCCTGCTCGTCTACACCGCGGTCCCGGGCAGCGAGAGCCACGACAAGCTGCAGCTGTTGTCCGTGATCGGCGCGCAGGCGCTTCGCTGA
- a CDS encoding VOC family protein, which produces MKLEVVVVPVSDVDRAKQFYKALGWREDADFVADENFRIVQLTPPGSAGSIQFGVGVTSAAPGSLQGLYLVVDDVEAARAELAERGAKVSEIFHEARLGARFQPVGGAGREPGPSPERQTYASFLSFDDPDGNGWIVQEITSRLPGRE; this is translated from the coding sequence ATGAAACTCGAGGTCGTCGTCGTACCCGTCTCGGACGTCGACCGGGCCAAGCAGTTCTACAAGGCGCTGGGCTGGCGGGAGGACGCCGACTTCGTCGCCGACGAGAACTTCCGCATCGTGCAGCTGACGCCGCCCGGCTCGGCGGGCTCGATCCAGTTCGGCGTCGGCGTCACGTCCGCGGCGCCAGGTTCCCTGCAAGGCCTCTACCTCGTCGTCGACGACGTCGAGGCCGCCCGGGCCGAGCTCGCGGAACGCGGCGCCAAGGTCAGTGAGATCTTCCACGAAGCCCGGCTGGGGGCGCGGTTCCAGCCCGTGGGAGGGGCCGGACGGGAACCGGGGCCGAGCCCCGAGCGGCAGACCTACGCGTCGTTCCTGTCGTTCGACGACCCGGACGGCAACGGCTGGATCGTGCAGGAGATCACCAGCCGCCTGCCCGGCCGTGAGTGA
- a CDS encoding bleomycin resistance protein has protein sequence MDVTTLAELLREAEDQHGHYEPSAPKHHWADWYAAFIVARQQGRTPDEAYRDASAVLEAARR, from the coding sequence ATGGACGTGACAACACTGGCCGAGCTGCTGCGCGAGGCCGAGGACCAGCACGGTCACTACGAGCCGTCGGCTCCGAAGCACCACTGGGCCGACTGGTACGCGGCCTTCATCGTGGCCCGCCAGCAGGGCCGGACGCCGGACGAGGCGTACCGCGACGCGTCGGCGGTTCTCGAGGCGGCGCGACGATGA
- a CDS encoding dihydrolipoyl dehydrogenase family protein, which produces MITDYDVVVLGGGAPGEHCAAALAAGGLRVAVVERDLLGGECSYWGCIPSKTLLRPGEVLAAARTAPGAREAVTGALDVPSALAWRDFMVSNYDDAGQVAWARGAGIDIVRGHGRLTGPGTVVVDGTTYTAEHVVVATGSDAAIPPVPGLRELPGVWTDREVTGLTELPPRLLVLGGGPIGVEMAQAVGRLGASVTLAERGDHLLPREPRRLGEGVADALRDDGIEIRLGHAPVMARRDGTDYVLEFDDGSEARGDRLLVATGRRPRVADIGLETVGITADPRGIAVDARMAAGPGLWAIGDVTGLWLLTHVGEYQGRVVASNILGRPREAHYEAVPRVIFCDPQAASVGEPDGPFVATVALAGVPRTSTYTRAYDTQPGFLTLISDGARLTGAYALGPEAGEWLQQVTVAIRARTPLPVMLDVIQPFPTFSEAVFQALRDLDAQVSRAGSAVGAASAG; this is translated from the coding sequence ATGATCACCGACTACGACGTCGTCGTCCTCGGTGGTGGAGCGCCCGGGGAGCACTGTGCCGCAGCACTCGCCGCGGGCGGCCTTCGCGTCGCCGTCGTCGAGCGCGATCTGCTCGGCGGCGAGTGCTCCTACTGGGGCTGCATCCCGTCCAAGACCCTGCTGCGCCCGGGAGAGGTGCTCGCGGCCGCGCGCACCGCACCGGGCGCCCGGGAAGCGGTCACCGGGGCCCTGGACGTGCCGTCGGCGCTGGCCTGGCGCGACTTCATGGTGTCGAACTACGACGACGCCGGACAGGTCGCCTGGGCACGCGGCGCCGGGATCGACATCGTGCGCGGTCACGGCCGCCTCACCGGCCCGGGCACGGTCGTCGTCGACGGGACGACCTACACCGCCGAGCACGTCGTCGTCGCCACCGGCTCCGACGCGGCGATCCCGCCCGTGCCCGGCCTGCGCGAACTGCCCGGGGTGTGGACCGACCGCGAGGTCACGGGGCTGACCGAGCTTCCACCCCGGCTCCTCGTGCTCGGAGGAGGCCCGATCGGCGTCGAGATGGCCCAGGCGGTCGGCCGGTTGGGCGCGTCGGTCACGCTCGCCGAGCGCGGCGATCACCTGCTGCCGCGAGAGCCGCGCCGCCTCGGGGAGGGTGTCGCCGACGCCCTCCGAGACGACGGCATCGAGATCCGGCTCGGCCACGCACCGGTCATGGCCCGCCGGGACGGCACCGACTACGTCCTGGAGTTCGACGACGGATCCGAGGCCCGCGGCGACCGCCTCCTCGTCGCAACCGGCCGTCGTCCCCGCGTCGCGGACATCGGGCTCGAGACCGTCGGCATCACGGCCGATCCACGCGGGATCGCGGTCGACGCCCGGATGGCGGCCGGACCGGGCCTGTGGGCGATCGGCGACGTCACCGGGCTGTGGCTGCTGACCCACGTCGGCGAGTACCAGGGGCGCGTCGTCGCGTCGAACATCCTCGGCCGGCCGCGCGAGGCGCACTACGAGGCGGTCCCCCGCGTGATCTTCTGCGATCCCCAGGCCGCCTCGGTCGGCGAACCCGACGGACCGTTCGTGGCCACCGTCGCGCTCGCCGGGGTCCCGCGGACGTCCACCTACACGCGGGCCTACGACACGCAGCCCGGCTTCCTGACCCTGATCTCGGACGGCGCCCGGCTCACCGGCGCCTACGCCCTGGGCCCCGAGGCGGGCGAGTGGCTCCAGCAGGTGACCGTGGCCATCCGCGCCCGTACTCCGCTCCCGGTCATGCTCGACGTCATCCAGCCGTTCCCGACGTTCTCCGAGGCGGTCTTCCAGGCGCTGCGCGACCTCGACGCCCAGGTCAGCCGCGCCGGGTCCGCGGTGGGCGCCGCGTCGGCCGGTTGA
- a CDS encoding SDR family oxidoreductase, which yields MREPSLLGQTVVVIGGSSGIGLETARSVRAEGAQVVLTGRDPERLGHGAADVGAQRHAAFDAHDPDDLDAFFRSLPAPIDHVLVTAGGPYYAPLADIDMTDATRYVADHVRLTLEVARHAARTVRPGGALLLMSGTGGRRPAVGIGLTALLTAGLPALTANLALELAPVRVNLIAAGFVDTPLSASLLGDDLDERRAHLRATLPIRRVVVPEDVAALAVHIMTNTALTGATFDVDGGQQVI from the coding sequence GTGCGTGAACCGAGCCTGCTCGGGCAAACCGTCGTCGTCATCGGCGGGAGCTCCGGGATCGGGCTCGAGACAGCCCGGTCCGTCCGCGCCGAAGGCGCACAGGTCGTCCTCACCGGCCGCGACCCGGAACGCCTCGGACACGGCGCCGCCGATGTCGGCGCGCAGCGGCACGCGGCGTTCGACGCCCACGACCCCGACGACCTCGACGCCTTCTTCCGGTCCCTTCCTGCGCCCATCGACCACGTCCTGGTCACCGCGGGTGGCCCGTACTACGCGCCGCTGGCCGACATCGACATGACGGACGCCACCCGTTACGTCGCCGACCACGTCCGGCTCACCCTCGAGGTCGCCCGGCACGCAGCCCGGACGGTGCGGCCCGGCGGGGCGCTCCTGCTCATGAGCGGAACCGGCGGTCGGCGGCCGGCCGTCGGGATCGGCCTCACGGCACTGCTCACCGCGGGGCTCCCGGCACTCACGGCCAACCTCGCGCTCGAGCTCGCGCCGGTCCGCGTCAACCTCATCGCCGCAGGCTTCGTGGACACCCCCCTCTCGGCGTCCTTGCTCGGCGACGACCTCGACGAGCGCCGCGCGCACCTGCGCGCCACGCTGCCGATCCGCCGCGTCGTCGTGCCGGAGGACGTCGCGGCGCTCGCCGTGCACATCATGACCAACACGGCCCTCACCGGCGCGACCTTCGACGTGGACGGCGGCCAGCAGGTCATCTGA
- a CDS encoding enoyl-CoA hydratase/isomerase family protein translates to MSSTPFSSDSSTEAPTGPRVSRTVIPEAWSRPWRHLSVTRPSPGQWRVTFDHPPINTITATTVAELAELVGLIERDPDVKVVVFASADPEFFLAHYDVENDPGRTAGLGAGPTGLPAWPDLLLRLSRAPVVSVAAIRGRARGAGSEFVLACDLRFASRENTVLGQFEVAIGVVPGGAPMARLSRLVGRGRALEILLVADDVDGPRAEQYGYVNRAIADDRLDAEVEAMADRLARFDHEAIARTKSYVDQVTLPADAELAGPVADFRELFGRPAQQAHWARLQALGLNSDSDLERSLGRRVVDSIPTDHSMT, encoded by the coding sequence ATGAGCAGTACGCCGTTCAGCAGCGACAGCTCGACCGAGGCCCCCACCGGGCCGCGCGTGTCGAGGACCGTCATCCCCGAAGCGTGGTCACGCCCGTGGAGACACCTGAGCGTCACGCGCCCGAGCCCTGGTCAGTGGCGAGTCACGTTCGACCACCCTCCGATCAACACGATCACCGCGACCACGGTCGCCGAGCTCGCCGAGCTCGTCGGCCTGATCGAGCGGGATCCGGACGTCAAGGTCGTCGTCTTCGCCAGCGCCGACCCGGAGTTCTTCCTCGCCCACTACGACGTGGAGAACGATCCCGGCAGGACCGCGGGGCTGGGAGCCGGCCCGACCGGGTTGCCCGCGTGGCCGGATCTCCTCCTGCGTCTGTCCCGCGCCCCGGTGGTCAGCGTCGCCGCGATCCGGGGGCGTGCCCGCGGGGCGGGAAGCGAGTTCGTGCTGGCCTGCGACCTGCGGTTCGCCTCGCGCGAGAACACGGTGCTCGGCCAGTTCGAGGTCGCGATCGGCGTGGTTCCCGGGGGCGCTCCGATGGCCCGGCTCTCCCGCCTGGTGGGTCGCGGCCGCGCACTCGAGATCCTGCTCGTCGCCGACGACGTCGACGGACCGCGCGCCGAGCAGTACGGGTACGTCAACCGCGCGATCGCCGATGACCGACTCGACGCAGAGGTCGAGGCGATGGCAGACCGGCTCGCGCGCTTCGATCACGAAGCGATCGCGCGCACGAAGTCCTACGTCGACCAGGTGACCCTGCCCGCCGACGCCGAGCTGGCGGGTCCCGTGGCCGACTTTCGCGAGCTGTTCGGGCGTCCCGCGCAACAGGCGCACTGGGCGCGGTTGCAGGCTCTCGGGCTCAACTCCGACAGCGACCTCGAACGGTCCCTCGGGCGGCGCGTGGTCGACTCGATCCCGACGGATCATTCGATGACCTGA
- a CDS encoding helix-turn-helix transcriptional regulator: MTRQRGKGFRGGDGAGLLGRRAETAALDQMIAAVREGESRVLVVRGDAGVGKSALLDHVAHSPRNVRVLRAVGVESEMELAFATLHQLCVPLLDRLSRLPDPQHEALQTVFGIRAGAPPDRFLVGLAVLSLMSDVAEERPLLCVVDDAQWLDRASAQVLGFVARRLLAESIALVFGARQPGRDLHGLPELEITGLPVGDARALLDSATPSRLDQHIRDRIVAESRGNPLALLELPRGLTVNQVAGGFGLLQAGSLPGQIEQSFLTRIEALPADSRKLLLVAAAEPVGDPALVWRAAERLGVTPATAMAGGTDGLLSVDARMTFRHPLVRSAVYRAADAADRRAAHAALAAVTDAQVDPDRRAWHLAAAAVEPDDAVAGELERSADRAEARGGLAAAAAFLQRSVDLTPDPARRADRALSAAQAGLAAGSFGTALDLLDIAEAGTLDEFGRARVDLLRAEAAFAQRRGSDAPPLLLRAARTLESLDARLARDTYLDAWSAALFAGRLATAGDLREVSRAARAAPRPGGPTRASDLLLDGLALLFTEGRGSTIPLLKQAAAVFAGDGISIEEVLRWGWLATAAAAAAWDFETCMATATRQVEVARNAGALAVLAVGVNVLGQVATLAGDFAQASSLKAEADAVREATGTQVAHYGALVLAALRGRMSEAFPLIDATVANATSEGQGTAVQYAHWARSVVLNAVGRYDESFAVAELASDDTPELFVSAWALVEQVEAAARSGNDRGAAEAMGRLQERTRGTDELWGLGLEARSRGLVSEGASAEAAFLEAVEHLRRTRLRPELARTHLVYGEWLRRQLRRSDARTQLRSAYDMFVSIGMEAFADRARRELRAAGETVRKRSEAAASDELTAQERQIALMVRDGMTNPEIGARLFLSPRTVEWHLRRVFAKLSISSRRQLRDALPANGMETASA, translated from the coding sequence ATGACGCGGCAACGAGGGAAGGGCTTCCGCGGAGGAGACGGTGCCGGGCTGCTCGGGCGACGAGCGGAGACCGCCGCCCTCGACCAGATGATCGCGGCCGTTCGGGAGGGCGAGAGCCGCGTGCTCGTGGTGCGCGGCGATGCCGGTGTCGGGAAGTCCGCGCTCCTCGACCACGTGGCGCACTCGCCGAGGAACGTGCGTGTCCTGCGCGCCGTCGGCGTGGAATCCGAGATGGAGTTGGCGTTCGCCACGCTGCACCAGTTGTGCGTTCCGCTGCTCGACCGCCTGTCGCGGCTTCCCGATCCGCAGCACGAGGCGCTCCAGACGGTGTTCGGGATCCGAGCGGGAGCCCCACCGGATCGCTTCCTGGTGGGCCTGGCCGTGTTGAGCCTGATGTCGGACGTCGCGGAGGAACGCCCGCTGCTGTGCGTGGTCGATGACGCGCAGTGGCTGGATCGAGCCTCGGCGCAGGTGCTGGGCTTCGTCGCACGCCGGCTGCTGGCGGAGTCGATCGCCCTCGTGTTCGGCGCCCGACAGCCCGGCCGTGACCTGCACGGTCTGCCGGAACTCGAGATCACCGGGCTACCCGTCGGCGACGCCCGCGCCCTGTTGGACTCCGCAACGCCTTCCCGGCTCGATCAGCACATACGGGATCGGATCGTGGCCGAGAGCAGGGGCAATCCACTCGCCCTGCTCGAACTGCCGCGCGGACTGACCGTGAACCAGGTGGCGGGCGGATTCGGCCTGTTGCAGGCCGGCTCGCTGCCCGGGCAGATCGAGCAGAGCTTCCTCACGCGGATCGAAGCGCTGCCCGCGGACTCCCGGAAGTTGTTGCTGGTCGCGGCGGCCGAGCCGGTCGGCGACCCCGCCCTGGTGTGGCGCGCGGCGGAGCGGCTCGGGGTGACGCCGGCAACGGCCATGGCGGGCGGAACCGATGGATTGCTGTCGGTGGATGCCCGCATGACGTTCCGCCACCCGCTCGTGCGGTCGGCCGTGTACCGGGCGGCGGATGCGGCGGATCGACGAGCAGCCCACGCGGCGCTGGCAGCGGTGACCGACGCGCAGGTCGATCCCGATCGCCGGGCGTGGCACCTCGCGGCGGCCGCGGTGGAACCCGACGACGCCGTCGCCGGGGAGCTCGAGCGGTCTGCCGATCGGGCCGAAGCACGTGGTGGGCTCGCCGCCGCGGCCGCGTTCCTGCAGCGCTCGGTGGACCTGACGCCCGATCCGGCGCGCCGCGCCGATCGGGCCCTGTCCGCGGCGCAAGCCGGCCTGGCGGCCGGTTCGTTCGGGACAGCGCTGGACCTGCTCGACATCGCAGAGGCCGGCACGCTCGACGAGTTCGGGCGGGCCCGCGTCGACCTGCTGCGTGCCGAAGCCGCGTTCGCGCAGCGGCGCGGCAGCGACGCACCGCCGCTGCTGTTGCGCGCTGCCCGGACGCTCGAGTCGCTCGACGCCCGGCTCGCCCGGGACACGTACCTCGACGCGTGGAGCGCAGCGCTGTTCGCCGGGCGGTTGGCCACGGCGGGCGACCTGCGAGAGGTGTCCCGGGCGGCGCGAGCCGCACCACGACCCGGCGGCCCGACGCGTGCCTCGGACCTGCTCCTCGACGGCCTTGCGCTGCTGTTCACCGAGGGGCGCGGCAGCACGATTCCGTTGCTGAAGCAGGCGGCAGCCGTGTTCGCGGGAGACGGCATCTCGATCGAGGAGGTCCTTCGCTGGGGCTGGCTCGCCACGGCGGCGGCCGCCGCCGCGTGGGACTTCGAGACCTGCATGGCAACCGCCACTCGCCAGGTCGAGGTGGCCCGCAACGCGGGCGCACTCGCGGTTCTCGCCGTCGGCGTCAACGTGCTCGGACAGGTTGCGACGCTGGCAGGCGACTTCGCCCAGGCGTCGTCGCTGAAAGCCGAGGCCGACGCGGTCAGGGAGGCCACCGGCACCCAGGTCGCGCATTACGGCGCGCTGGTGCTGGCCGCGCTGCGCGGGCGGATGAGCGAGGCGTTTCCGCTGATCGACGCCACGGTCGCGAATGCGACATCGGAGGGCCAGGGCACCGCCGTCCAGTACGCGCACTGGGCGAGGTCGGTTGTCCTGAACGCCGTCGGCCGCTACGACGAGTCGTTTGCGGTGGCCGAACTGGCCAGCGACGACACCCCGGAGCTGTTCGTGTCGGCGTGGGCGCTTGTCGAGCAGGTCGAAGCGGCCGCGAGAAGCGGGAACGATCGTGGCGCGGCCGAGGCGATGGGGCGGCTTCAGGAGAGAACCCGCGGTACGGATGAGCTGTGGGGCCTCGGCCTGGAGGCACGCTCGCGGGGCCTGGTGAGCGAGGGGGCGAGTGCCGAGGCTGCTTTCCTCGAGGCTGTCGAGCACCTACGCCGTACGCGGCTGCGGCCGGAGCTCGCTCGCACCCATCTGGTGTACGGCGAGTGGCTGCGCCGGCAACTGCGCCGGTCCGATGCCCGGACGCAGTTGCGCTCCGCCTATGACATGTTCGTCTCCATCGGGATGGAGGCGTTCGCGGACCGTGCGCGTCGTGAGTTGCGGGCCGCCGGGGAGACGGTCCGCAAGCGCTCCGAAGCTGCGGCGAGCGACGAGCTGACCGCACAGGAGCGACAGATCGCACTGATGGTGCGGGATGGCATGACGAACCCGGAGATCGGCGCCCGGCTGTTCCTCAGCCCACGGACGGTGGAATGGCACCTGCGCAGGGTCTTCGCCAAGCTCTCGATCAGCTCACGACGGCAGCTCCGCGATGCACTGCCGGCCAATGGGATGGAAACGGCCTCCGCGTAG
- a CDS encoding MerR family transcriptional regulator — MRSGLTIGEFATVTHLSVRTLRRYHQAGLLEPAAVDPFTGYRYYAPEQIPTAQVIHRLRQLDVPLVEVESILATDDPEQRAEVITGHLHRLEAELDRTRAAVVSLRRLLRPDPADVHVELRSVPARTVAAISGDVDLDGSLAWYDSAMAELDAAFPPAERTGPPGGRYANELFAHGAGAMLVFRPVRTPRRSGRIEVVELPPADLAIAVHAGPHDDIDVTYGRLGAWVVAHALAVDGPIHETYRTGPRDTGHADRWRTEIGWPVFRLASVVEPGAGSGERGVEGAGRTRSGASNGA; from the coding sequence ATGCGCTCCGGACTGACCATCGGCGAGTTCGCCACGGTGACGCACCTGAGCGTGCGCACCCTGCGCCGCTACCACCAGGCCGGGCTCCTGGAGCCCGCCGCGGTCGACCCGTTCACGGGCTACCGGTACTACGCGCCGGAGCAGATCCCGACCGCGCAGGTCATCCACCGGCTCCGTCAGCTCGACGTGCCCCTTGTCGAGGTCGAGTCCATCCTCGCCACCGACGACCCGGAGCAGCGCGCTGAGGTGATCACGGGCCATCTCCACCGACTCGAGGCCGAGCTGGACCGGACCCGGGCCGCAGTCGTGTCGCTGCGCCGGTTGCTGCGCCCCGATCCCGCCGACGTCCACGTCGAGCTGCGCTCGGTCCCCGCCCGCACCGTCGCCGCCATCAGCGGTGACGTCGACCTCGACGGTTCGCTCGCCTGGTACGACTCGGCGATGGCGGAACTGGACGCGGCCTTCCCGCCGGCGGAACGCACCGGACCGCCCGGCGGGCGCTACGCCAATGAGCTGTTCGCCCACGGCGCGGGCGCGATGCTCGTCTTCCGGCCGGTCCGCACGCCCCGCCGATCGGGCCGGATCGAGGTCGTCGAGCTCCCGCCGGCCGACCTCGCCATCGCCGTCCACGCCGGGCCGCACGACGACATCGATGTCACCTACGGCCGCCTCGGCGCTTGGGTGGTCGCACACGCCTTGGCGGTCGACGGACCGATCCACGAGACGTACCGGACAGGGCCGCGTGACACCGGGCACGCGGACAGGTGGCGGACGGAGATCGGGTGGCCGGTCTTCCGCCTCGCCTCGGTCGTCGAGCCGGGTGCGGGCTCCGGCGAACGCGGTGTCGAGGGCGCGGGGCGTACCAGGAGCGGAGCCTCGAACGGAGCGTGA
- a CDS encoding nuclear transport factor 2 family protein gives MSTVDRSDGTRTSWSELPTAITTYLAAHRARDVETAIRAFTGDAVVTDEGRTYRGQEEIRSWLGGAAGEYTYTTAFTGATRTGKAEFDVVQHLEGNFPGGAVDLHFRFDLDGRSIIRLVIEPSGTVDR, from the coding sequence ATGAGCACAGTTGATCGGAGCGACGGGACCAGGACCTCGTGGAGCGAGCTGCCGACCGCGATCACGACGTATCTCGCCGCGCACCGGGCCCGTGACGTGGAGACGGCGATCAGGGCGTTCACCGGGGACGCCGTCGTGACCGACGAGGGCCGCACCTACCGCGGGCAGGAGGAGATCCGCAGCTGGCTGGGCGGTGCGGCCGGCGAGTACACCTACACCACCGCGTTCACCGGCGCCACCAGGACCGGCAAGGCGGAGTTCGACGTGGTCCAGCACCTCGAAGGGAACTTCCCGGGCGGCGCGGTCGACCTGCACTTCCGGTTCGACCTGGACGGCCGGTCGATCATCCGGCTGGTGATCGAGCCCTCAGGAACGGTCGACCGATGA